From a single Flavobacterium sp. genomic region:
- a CDS encoding LuxR C-terminal-related transcriptional regulator, with product MRTKILKQGSLILEKELKENLETKLVNIFTVGEYYYTICNLEEGVFEYVHPSITNILGFDNDNLSYEFFFKRIHPDDVGYFLDFEQKVVDFFTSLPADEVPKYKTRFDFRIQKLDGEYIRILHQAIPIQCKDDGGVIRTLVVHTDISNLKTTNKSKLSFIGLEGVQSYIDVSVDSFFSVSKIKLTKREKEILILLANGKSSINISKELYLSKYTIDKHRNNMLLKFGTNNITELISIAINEGWI from the coding sequence ATGCGTACAAAAATATTGAAACAAGGAAGTTTAATTTTAGAAAAAGAATTAAAGGAAAATCTAGAAACTAAACTTGTTAATATTTTTACAGTTGGTGAATATTATTATACCATTTGCAATCTGGAAGAAGGTGTTTTTGAATATGTTCATCCTTCTATAACAAATATTTTAGGTTTTGATAATGATAACTTAAGTTACGAGTTTTTTTTTAAAAGAATTCATCCTGACGATGTTGGATATTTTTTAGATTTTGAACAAAAAGTAGTTGATTTTTTTACTTCCTTACCAGCAGATGAAGTACCGAAATACAAAACTAGATTTGATTTTAGAATTCAAAAACTTGACGGAGAATACATTAGAATTTTACATCAAGCTATACCAATTCAATGCAAAGATGATGGTGGTGTTATTAGAACTTTAGTTGTACATACCGATATTTCAAACTTAAAAACAACAAATAAATCAAAATTATCTTTTATTGGACTTGAAGGAGTTCAATCCTATATTGATGTTTCAGTTGATTCTTTTTTTAGTGTTTCAAAAATTAAATTAACCAAAAGAGAAAAAGAAATTTTAATTTTGCTTGCTAATGGTAAAAGCAGTATTAATATTTCTAAAGAACTATATTTAAGCAAATACACTATCGATAAACATCGTAATAATATGCTTTTGAAATTTGGAACAAATAATATAACTGAACTCATTTCAATAGCAATAAACGAAGGTTGGATTTAA
- a CDS encoding pirin family protein — translation MNNRILHKENSRGNANHGWLNAYHSFSFASWFNPERIQFGMLRVLNDDTVAAGMGFGTHPHDNMEIITIPLEGDLAHKDSMGNAATIKTGDVQVMSAGTGIQHSEFNPNHDQHTKLFQIWLFPKYRNVEPRYQQITLDQSLQKNNFAQILSPNPDDAGVWIHQDAWFYLSDFDKDFSKKLSLKKEGNGFYIMTIEGEIEVNGEKLERRDAIGIWATNEIEIKANIDSKFLVMEIPMEQ, via the coding sequence GTGAATAACAGAATTTTACACAAAGAAAATTCACGTGGCAATGCAAATCATGGCTGGTTAAATGCATACCATAGCTTTAGTTTTGCTAGCTGGTTTAATCCTGAAAGAATTCAATTTGGCATGCTTCGTGTATTAAACGATGATACCGTAGCTGCAGGAATGGGATTTGGAACGCATCCACACGATAACATGGAAATTATAACAATTCCACTTGAAGGCGATTTGGCTCACAAAGACAGTATGGGAAATGCCGCAACCATCAAAACAGGAGATGTGCAAGTAATGAGTGCTGGAACAGGAATCCAACACAGTGAGTTCAACCCAAATCACGACCAACATACAAAATTGTTCCAAATTTGGTTGTTTCCAAAATATAGAAATGTCGAACCTCGTTACCAACAAATTACATTAGACCAATCGTTACAAAAAAATAATTTCGCTCAAATTCTATCTCCAAATCCTGATGATGCAGGTGTTTGGATTCATCAAGATGCTTGGTTTTATTTAAGTGATTTTGACAAAGATTTCTCTAAAAAACTATCACTTAAAAAAGAAGGAAACGGTTTTTACATCATGACAATTGAAGGAGAAATTGAAGTAAATGGCGAAAAACTAGAAAGAAGAGATGCTATTGGGATTTGGGCAACCAATGAAATTGAAATCAAAGCCAATATTGATTCAAAGTTTTTAGTGATGGAAATTCCTATGGAGCAATAA